The Musa acuminata AAA Group cultivar baxijiao chromosome BXJ2-2, Cavendish_Baxijiao_AAA, whole genome shotgun sequence genome has a segment encoding these proteins:
- the LOC135581816 gene encoding uncharacterized protein LOC135581816 isoform X1, translated as MGVSDPGFLKSVELRLIRCTLYRELPFFPPASPTPPSSSLSSRQSFRPLVEAVVDSIERGRYMDALSSDASRLVFGFSESWEFQDSAACAARFYEEVELSVEAFLRDVGSAAWLQVLDADSDPDVDVEGRCALLMCLGVAALLAFTQQNVTGPIGNFSPFPLAFPLLKEGISDCGGEWDVWARNQVASVGSDVHGKFALLQYIVYSKILLSKIKELVLEVETSYINGCRSLYWWLCRLFCLQQRITEELSSSLYDLLQLFKTSTLHQFGDFEHVAGYWGTMLNEGEALAIVSLAHLEAGIIEHKYGQIDSFRSHLECAEKSCGLHLIVTGALGFRTVHQVEAKPQLILAANNHEQSHVHLSQVQSDSTVSESKDAVDHKLDDCSDVLMTPKLVKNGKNDDLNVHLTHINKDINLTFIQQAVILAQCLHLQRRSRDDELSGWEMAPYIEAIHSQHQTCYTISNFCDILRIRWESKRSRTKQRALLMMDKLVQVIFDASPVTAQRIQLCYGLYIPTVSALRKEYGELLVSCGLVGEALKIFEDLELWDNLIYCYQLLGKKAAAVDLIKSRLHDMPSDPRLWCSLGDATTTDAYYEKALEVSNNRSARAKRSLARNAYNRSDYETSKTLWESALALNSLYPDGWFALGAAALKARDTDKALDAFTRAVQIDPDNGEAWNNVACLHMIKKKSKAAFIAFKEALKFRRNSWQLWENFSHVALDVGNIRQSLEATKMVLDLSSNKRVDVELLDKILRKFEDHEKNANSDLSSSDIFDAEYSLVEPYDTQAIPAEPRETELLLDMLGNIMQQVIRNGVPEDIWGLYARWHIIKGNLIMSCEALLKQVRSFQGSELWRDRNRFKKFVHASLQLCKVYMDIASSTGSCRELFTAEMHLRSSVKQAVDFSDTDEFRDLKTCLDEVKKQIAATSGEVSCGT; from the exons ATGGGCGTCTCCGATCCCGGCTTCCTCAAGTCCGTCGAGCTCCGCCTCATCCGCTGCACTCTATACCGGGAACTCCCTTTCTTCCCTCCTGCTTCCCCGACTCCTCCTTCATCCTCCCTTTCCTCACGTCAATCATTCCGCCCCCTCGTCGAGGCCGTCGTCGACTCTATTGAGAGGGGGCGCTACATGGATGCACTCTCCTCCGACGCCTCCCGCCTTGTCTTCGGCTTCTCAGAGTCATGGGAGTTTCAAGATTCCGCCGCCTGCGCCGCCCGGTTCTACGAAGAGGTCGAGCTGAGCGTGGAGGCCTTCCTGCGGGACGTTGGCTCGGCGGCCTGGCTCCAAGTTCTTGATGCAGATTCTGACCCGGATGTGGATGTGGAGGGCAGGTGCGCCTTGCTGATGTGCCTCGGCGTCGCGGCGCTTCTTGCCTTCACGCAGCAGAACGTGACTGG GCCTATTGGGAATTTCTCTCCTTTCCCTCTGGCATTTCCACTTCTGAAGGAGGGGATTAGTGATTGCGGAGGTGAGTGGGACGTGTGGGCACGTAATCAAGTGGCTTCAGTTGGATCAGATGTGCATGGGAAATTTGCGCTCTTGCAG TACAttgtatactcaaagattttgtTGAGCAAGATAAAGGAGTTGGTCCTTGAGGTGGAAACATCTTATATAAATGGTTGCAGAAGTCTATATTGGTGGTTATGTAGGCTTTTCTGTCTCCAACAAAGGATTACAGAGGAGCTGTCATCTTCTCTATATGATCTACTGCAGTTATTCAAGACTAGCACTTTACATCAGTTTGGAGATTTTGAACATGTTGCTGGTTACTGGGGTACTATGTTAAATGAAGGGGAAGCTTTAGCAATTGTGTCATTGGCTCATTTAGAGGCAGGAATCATTGAACATAAATATGGCCAAATTGATTCCTTCAG GTCACATCTGGAATGTGCTGAAAAATCATGTGGACTGCACCTTATTGTTACTGGTGCTCTTGGATTCCGGACAGTACACCAG GTAGAAGCAAAGCCTCAGTTGATACTTGCTGCAAACAATCATGAACAAAGCCATGTGCATCTCTCTCAAGTCCAGAGTGATAGTACTGTTTCTGAAAGTAAGGATGCAGTTGATCATAAACTTGATGATTGTTCTGATGTACTAATGACACCAAAATTAGTAAAAAATGGCAAGAATGATGATCTTAATGTGCATCTTACTCACATCAACAAGGATATTAATTTGACATTCATCCAGCAAGCTGTTATACTTGCACAATGCTTACATCTCCAGAGGAGAAGTCGTGATGATGAATTGTCTG GGTGGGAAATGGCCCCATACATTGAGGCTATTCATTCTCAACATCAAACTTGCTACACT ATTAGTAACTTCTGTGACATTCTGCGAATCCGATGGGAGTCTAAACGAAGTCGAACAAAGCAGCGGGCTTTGCTTATGATGGATAAGTTG gttcaagttatttttgaTGCTTCTCCTGTGACTGCCCAAAGGATTCAGCTATGTTATGGGCTTTATATCCCAACTGTTTCAGCACTGAGGAA AGAATATGGTGAGCTGTTGGTGAGTTGTGGTTTAGTTGGAGAGGCATTAAAAATATTTGAGGATCTTGAATTATGGGATAATCTAATTTACTGCTATCA ATTACTAGGGAAAAAAGCAGCAGCCGTTGATCTTATCAAGTCACGCCTACATGACATGCCTAGTGATCCAAGATTATG GTGTTCACTTGGTGATGCAACAACCACTGATGCTTATTATGAGAAGGCATTGGAGGTTTCAAATAATAGATCAGCCCGGGCTAAG CGATCATTGGCTCGAAATGCATACAACAGGAGTGACTATGAGACGTCAAAAACTCTTTG GGAATCTGCCTTGGCTCTTAATTCACTGTATCCTGATGGTTGGTTTGCGCTTGGTGCAGCTGCATTAAAG GCCCGAGATACTGATAAAGCATTAGATGCATTTACACGTGCTGTGCAGATAGATCCGGATAATGGAGAGGCTTGGAATAACGTTGCTTGTTT GCATATGATCAAGAAGAAAAGCAAGGCTGCATTTATTGCTTTCAAAGAAGCCTTAAAATTCAG GAGGAACAGTTGGCAACTATGGGAGAACTTCAGCCATGTTGCTCTTGATGTAGGAAACATTCGCCAG TCACTAGAAGCCACAAAAATGGTACTAGATCTGTCGTCAAATAAGCGAGTGGATGTTGAATTGCTGGATAAGATATTGAGAAAGTTTGAAGATCATGAAAAGAACGCTAACTCTGATCTCTCTTCAAGTGATATTTTTGATGCTGAATATTCTTTAGTTGAGCCTTATGACACACAAGCCATCCCTGCAGAACCACGGGAAACTGAGCTCTTGTTGGACATGCTTGGAAATATTATGCAGCAG GTTATCCGTAATGGTGTACCCGAAGATATATGGGGTTTATATGCAAGGTGGCACATAATCAAAGGCAACCTTATTATGTCTTGTGAAGCCCTTCTGAAGCAAGTTAGATCCTTCCAG GGCTCTGAGCTTTGGCGTGATAGAAACCGATTTAAAAAATTTGTTCATGCTTCCTTGCAACTCTG
- the LOC135581816 gene encoding uncharacterized protein LOC135581816 isoform X3, protein MGVSDPGFLKSVELRLIRCTLYRELPFFPPASPTPPSSSLSSRQSFRPLVEAVVDSIERGRYMDALSSDASRLVFGFSESWEFQDSAACAARFYEEVELSVEAFLRDVGSAAWLQVLDADSDPDVDVEGRCALLMCLGVAALLAFTQQNVTGPIGNFSPFPLAFPLLKEGISDCGGEWDVWARNQVASVGSDVHGKFALLQYIVYSKILLSKIKELVLEVETSYINGCRSLYWWLCRLFCLQQRITEELSSSLYDLLQLFKTSTLHQFGDFEHVAGYWGTMLNEGEALAIVSLAHLEAGIIEHKYGQIDSFRSHLECAEKSCGLHLIVTGALGFRTVHQVEAKPQLILAANNHEQSHVHLSQVQSDSTVSESKDAVDHKLDDCSDVLMTPKLVKNGKNDDLNVHLTHINKDINLTFIQQAVILAQCLHLQRRSRDDELSGWEMAPYIEAIHSQHQTCYTISNFCDILRIRWESKRSRTKQRALLMMDKLVQVIFDASPVTAQRIQLCYGLYIPTVSALRKEYGELLVSCGLVGEALKIFEDLELWDNLIYCYQLLGKKAAAVDLIKSRLHDMPSDPRLWCSLGDATTTDAYYEKALEVSNNRSARAKRSLARNAYNRSDYETSKTLWESALALNSLYPDGWFALGAAALKARDTDKALDAFTRAVQIDPDNGEAWNNVACLHMIKKKSKAAFIAFKEALKFRRNSWQLWENFSHVALDVGNIRQVIRNGVPEDIWGLYARWHIIKGNLIMSCEALLKQVRSFQGSELWRDRNRFKKFVHASLQLCKVYMDIASSTGSCRELFTAEMHLRSSVKQAVDFSDTDEFRDLKTCLDEVKKQIAATSGEVSCGT, encoded by the exons ATGGGCGTCTCCGATCCCGGCTTCCTCAAGTCCGTCGAGCTCCGCCTCATCCGCTGCACTCTATACCGGGAACTCCCTTTCTTCCCTCCTGCTTCCCCGACTCCTCCTTCATCCTCCCTTTCCTCACGTCAATCATTCCGCCCCCTCGTCGAGGCCGTCGTCGACTCTATTGAGAGGGGGCGCTACATGGATGCACTCTCCTCCGACGCCTCCCGCCTTGTCTTCGGCTTCTCAGAGTCATGGGAGTTTCAAGATTCCGCCGCCTGCGCCGCCCGGTTCTACGAAGAGGTCGAGCTGAGCGTGGAGGCCTTCCTGCGGGACGTTGGCTCGGCGGCCTGGCTCCAAGTTCTTGATGCAGATTCTGACCCGGATGTGGATGTGGAGGGCAGGTGCGCCTTGCTGATGTGCCTCGGCGTCGCGGCGCTTCTTGCCTTCACGCAGCAGAACGTGACTGG GCCTATTGGGAATTTCTCTCCTTTCCCTCTGGCATTTCCACTTCTGAAGGAGGGGATTAGTGATTGCGGAGGTGAGTGGGACGTGTGGGCACGTAATCAAGTGGCTTCAGTTGGATCAGATGTGCATGGGAAATTTGCGCTCTTGCAG TACAttgtatactcaaagattttgtTGAGCAAGATAAAGGAGTTGGTCCTTGAGGTGGAAACATCTTATATAAATGGTTGCAGAAGTCTATATTGGTGGTTATGTAGGCTTTTCTGTCTCCAACAAAGGATTACAGAGGAGCTGTCATCTTCTCTATATGATCTACTGCAGTTATTCAAGACTAGCACTTTACATCAGTTTGGAGATTTTGAACATGTTGCTGGTTACTGGGGTACTATGTTAAATGAAGGGGAAGCTTTAGCAATTGTGTCATTGGCTCATTTAGAGGCAGGAATCATTGAACATAAATATGGCCAAATTGATTCCTTCAG GTCACATCTGGAATGTGCTGAAAAATCATGTGGACTGCACCTTATTGTTACTGGTGCTCTTGGATTCCGGACAGTACACCAG GTAGAAGCAAAGCCTCAGTTGATACTTGCTGCAAACAATCATGAACAAAGCCATGTGCATCTCTCTCAAGTCCAGAGTGATAGTACTGTTTCTGAAAGTAAGGATGCAGTTGATCATAAACTTGATGATTGTTCTGATGTACTAATGACACCAAAATTAGTAAAAAATGGCAAGAATGATGATCTTAATGTGCATCTTACTCACATCAACAAGGATATTAATTTGACATTCATCCAGCAAGCTGTTATACTTGCACAATGCTTACATCTCCAGAGGAGAAGTCGTGATGATGAATTGTCTG GGTGGGAAATGGCCCCATACATTGAGGCTATTCATTCTCAACATCAAACTTGCTACACT ATTAGTAACTTCTGTGACATTCTGCGAATCCGATGGGAGTCTAAACGAAGTCGAACAAAGCAGCGGGCTTTGCTTATGATGGATAAGTTG gttcaagttatttttgaTGCTTCTCCTGTGACTGCCCAAAGGATTCAGCTATGTTATGGGCTTTATATCCCAACTGTTTCAGCACTGAGGAA AGAATATGGTGAGCTGTTGGTGAGTTGTGGTTTAGTTGGAGAGGCATTAAAAATATTTGAGGATCTTGAATTATGGGATAATCTAATTTACTGCTATCA ATTACTAGGGAAAAAAGCAGCAGCCGTTGATCTTATCAAGTCACGCCTACATGACATGCCTAGTGATCCAAGATTATG GTGTTCACTTGGTGATGCAACAACCACTGATGCTTATTATGAGAAGGCATTGGAGGTTTCAAATAATAGATCAGCCCGGGCTAAG CGATCATTGGCTCGAAATGCATACAACAGGAGTGACTATGAGACGTCAAAAACTCTTTG GGAATCTGCCTTGGCTCTTAATTCACTGTATCCTGATGGTTGGTTTGCGCTTGGTGCAGCTGCATTAAAG GCCCGAGATACTGATAAAGCATTAGATGCATTTACACGTGCTGTGCAGATAGATCCGGATAATGGAGAGGCTTGGAATAACGTTGCTTGTTT GCATATGATCAAGAAGAAAAGCAAGGCTGCATTTATTGCTTTCAAAGAAGCCTTAAAATTCAG GAGGAACAGTTGGCAACTATGGGAGAACTTCAGCCATGTTGCTCTTGATGTAGGAAACATTCGCCAG GTTATCCGTAATGGTGTACCCGAAGATATATGGGGTTTATATGCAAGGTGGCACATAATCAAAGGCAACCTTATTATGTCTTGTGAAGCCCTTCTGAAGCAAGTTAGATCCTTCCAG GGCTCTGAGCTTTGGCGTGATAGAAACCGATTTAAAAAATTTGTTCATGCTTCCTTGCAACTCTG
- the LOC135581816 gene encoding uncharacterized protein LOC135581816 isoform X2 yields MGVSDPGFLKSVELRLIRCTLYRELPFFPPASPTPPSSSLSSRQSFRPLVEAVVDSIERGRYMDALSSDASRLVFGFSESWEFQDSAACAARFYEEVELSVEAFLRDVGSAAWLQVLDADSDPDVDVEGRCALLMCLGVAALLAFTQQNVTGPIGNFSPFPLAFPLLKEGISDCGGEWDVWARNQVASVGSDVHGKFALLQYIVYSKILLSKIKELVLEVETSYINGCRSLYWWLCRLFCLQQRITEELSSSLYDLLQLFKTSTLHQFGDFEHVAGYWGTMLNEGEALAIVSLAHLEAGIIEHKYGQIDSFRSHLECAEKSCGLHLIVTGALGFRTVHQVEAKPQLILAANNHEQSHVHLSQVQSDSTVSESKDAVDHKLDDCSDVLMTPKLVKNGKNDDLNVHLTHINKDINLTFIQQAVILAQCLHLQRRSRDDELSGWEMAPYIEAIHSQHQTCYTVQVIFDASPVTAQRIQLCYGLYIPTVSALRKEYGELLVSCGLVGEALKIFEDLELWDNLIYCYQLLGKKAAAVDLIKSRLHDMPSDPRLWCSLGDATTTDAYYEKALEVSNNRSARAKRSLARNAYNRSDYETSKTLWESALALNSLYPDGWFALGAAALKARDTDKALDAFTRAVQIDPDNGEAWNNVACLHMIKKKSKAAFIAFKEALKFRRNSWQLWENFSHVALDVGNIRQSLEATKMVLDLSSNKRVDVELLDKILRKFEDHEKNANSDLSSSDIFDAEYSLVEPYDTQAIPAEPRETELLLDMLGNIMQQVIRNGVPEDIWGLYARWHIIKGNLIMSCEALLKQVRSFQGSELWRDRNRFKKFVHASLQLCKVYMDIASSTGSCRELFTAEMHLRSSVKQAVDFSDTDEFRDLKTCLDEVKKQIAATSGEVSCGT; encoded by the exons ATGGGCGTCTCCGATCCCGGCTTCCTCAAGTCCGTCGAGCTCCGCCTCATCCGCTGCACTCTATACCGGGAACTCCCTTTCTTCCCTCCTGCTTCCCCGACTCCTCCTTCATCCTCCCTTTCCTCACGTCAATCATTCCGCCCCCTCGTCGAGGCCGTCGTCGACTCTATTGAGAGGGGGCGCTACATGGATGCACTCTCCTCCGACGCCTCCCGCCTTGTCTTCGGCTTCTCAGAGTCATGGGAGTTTCAAGATTCCGCCGCCTGCGCCGCCCGGTTCTACGAAGAGGTCGAGCTGAGCGTGGAGGCCTTCCTGCGGGACGTTGGCTCGGCGGCCTGGCTCCAAGTTCTTGATGCAGATTCTGACCCGGATGTGGATGTGGAGGGCAGGTGCGCCTTGCTGATGTGCCTCGGCGTCGCGGCGCTTCTTGCCTTCACGCAGCAGAACGTGACTGG GCCTATTGGGAATTTCTCTCCTTTCCCTCTGGCATTTCCACTTCTGAAGGAGGGGATTAGTGATTGCGGAGGTGAGTGGGACGTGTGGGCACGTAATCAAGTGGCTTCAGTTGGATCAGATGTGCATGGGAAATTTGCGCTCTTGCAG TACAttgtatactcaaagattttgtTGAGCAAGATAAAGGAGTTGGTCCTTGAGGTGGAAACATCTTATATAAATGGTTGCAGAAGTCTATATTGGTGGTTATGTAGGCTTTTCTGTCTCCAACAAAGGATTACAGAGGAGCTGTCATCTTCTCTATATGATCTACTGCAGTTATTCAAGACTAGCACTTTACATCAGTTTGGAGATTTTGAACATGTTGCTGGTTACTGGGGTACTATGTTAAATGAAGGGGAAGCTTTAGCAATTGTGTCATTGGCTCATTTAGAGGCAGGAATCATTGAACATAAATATGGCCAAATTGATTCCTTCAG GTCACATCTGGAATGTGCTGAAAAATCATGTGGACTGCACCTTATTGTTACTGGTGCTCTTGGATTCCGGACAGTACACCAG GTAGAAGCAAAGCCTCAGTTGATACTTGCTGCAAACAATCATGAACAAAGCCATGTGCATCTCTCTCAAGTCCAGAGTGATAGTACTGTTTCTGAAAGTAAGGATGCAGTTGATCATAAACTTGATGATTGTTCTGATGTACTAATGACACCAAAATTAGTAAAAAATGGCAAGAATGATGATCTTAATGTGCATCTTACTCACATCAACAAGGATATTAATTTGACATTCATCCAGCAAGCTGTTATACTTGCACAATGCTTACATCTCCAGAGGAGAAGTCGTGATGATGAATTGTCTG GGTGGGAAATGGCCCCATACATTGAGGCTATTCATTCTCAACATCAAACTTGCTACACT gttcaagttatttttgaTGCTTCTCCTGTGACTGCCCAAAGGATTCAGCTATGTTATGGGCTTTATATCCCAACTGTTTCAGCACTGAGGAA AGAATATGGTGAGCTGTTGGTGAGTTGTGGTTTAGTTGGAGAGGCATTAAAAATATTTGAGGATCTTGAATTATGGGATAATCTAATTTACTGCTATCA ATTACTAGGGAAAAAAGCAGCAGCCGTTGATCTTATCAAGTCACGCCTACATGACATGCCTAGTGATCCAAGATTATG GTGTTCACTTGGTGATGCAACAACCACTGATGCTTATTATGAGAAGGCATTGGAGGTTTCAAATAATAGATCAGCCCGGGCTAAG CGATCATTGGCTCGAAATGCATACAACAGGAGTGACTATGAGACGTCAAAAACTCTTTG GGAATCTGCCTTGGCTCTTAATTCACTGTATCCTGATGGTTGGTTTGCGCTTGGTGCAGCTGCATTAAAG GCCCGAGATACTGATAAAGCATTAGATGCATTTACACGTGCTGTGCAGATAGATCCGGATAATGGAGAGGCTTGGAATAACGTTGCTTGTTT GCATATGATCAAGAAGAAAAGCAAGGCTGCATTTATTGCTTTCAAAGAAGCCTTAAAATTCAG GAGGAACAGTTGGCAACTATGGGAGAACTTCAGCCATGTTGCTCTTGATGTAGGAAACATTCGCCAG TCACTAGAAGCCACAAAAATGGTACTAGATCTGTCGTCAAATAAGCGAGTGGATGTTGAATTGCTGGATAAGATATTGAGAAAGTTTGAAGATCATGAAAAGAACGCTAACTCTGATCTCTCTTCAAGTGATATTTTTGATGCTGAATATTCTTTAGTTGAGCCTTATGACACACAAGCCATCCCTGCAGAACCACGGGAAACTGAGCTCTTGTTGGACATGCTTGGAAATATTATGCAGCAG GTTATCCGTAATGGTGTACCCGAAGATATATGGGGTTTATATGCAAGGTGGCACATAATCAAAGGCAACCTTATTATGTCTTGTGAAGCCCTTCTGAAGCAAGTTAGATCCTTCCAG GGCTCTGAGCTTTGGCGTGATAGAAACCGATTTAAAAAATTTGTTCATGCTTCCTTGCAACTCTG